In Aulosira sp. FACHB-615, the genomic window CTTGGCGTTGTATACGAGATATTCTAGTACTTCTAGAATAGCCCCCCGGTGTTCCTTGCAAGTTTTGGACTTGAGCAAGTGGGCGAGGTACTGACAAGCTTCGTCTATAAACAGAATGTCGTAAGCCTGTAAATTATTCGCCATTTTATATAAAGAGTCTACCGTGATGCTCAGTGCTTTGGCTTTTGCCCAGTCACCAACGGCGATCGCTGAATACATCGCAGTGAGTAGGCGATCGCTGAGGTTTTTGAGCAGGTTCACCCGATGCCCGTTGTTCAAAAAACTTAAGTCTGGGTTATCTCGTCTGACAATGGACATAAGTTCAGTTTTACCAGTACCCATATCCGAAGCCAAACCAACAACACCAGATTTGGGGAAGGATTTGATGACCTCGGACAAATAGCGAGTATTAACAGTCACATCCGGCTTATACTTGTGCAAGCCTCTGGGTTTTTTAAAGAAAAACCTCTGCTGATATTCTTGCAGGGTGAGGGCATCAGCAATCATGGCTGACACTGCTTTTTCGGCTTTATGCGAGAGTGCCACCACCCAGTCGTCAATCCCTTTTTCTGGCCCTGGTAACAATGCCACTTCACACTGGCAGCCAAGTTGGGTGATGACGTTGGCGGTGCGGCGGGTGGCTTGAAAGACTTGCCATTTTGTTTTGGGTTTGGTTTCGTAGTCAAAGAGAATGATGAATTTACGTTCGGCTTGGGCCATTGGCACTAGGTCAGGGTGCAGCCGTTCAAAACCTTCCTTACCAACTCGACCATTCCAAATGCCAGGAAGTGCGATCGCTGCATACCCCAACGACAGCATACAACCAGCTTTCTTTTCGCCTTCTGTAAGAAAAACTGGAATCTGGGGATTTTCCATCACCCAAGCCCAGAATCCCAAAGCTTCACCTTCTTGAGTAATGACAATGTTATCGGGCATTGGCACGTCGTAGCGTAGGGATATTTTTTGCCAGATGTGCAGTGGAACCCTAAAATACGTGACGCGGTTAGGAGTTTTGGGTGGGGATTCGTATTTGATGGGCTTACGGGGGGAATTGACAGTAGCCTCTCCCCTGCCTGTCTCTTCCTCCTCAAATCTGGGAGTATCAGGCTTCGCCCGTCCCCATTCCATTGGTTGCCAATCGTTGTGAGGGTCGAGTCCGTTTGACCACCAAGAACTGGTCATGGCAGCATATCGAAGTAAGTACCCATCTCGTAACCGTCCATCGTTTCGTCGGGCGTTTTGGGGTAGGGCATACAATAAATATTCATATATTTCATCACCAGAGAGCGATCGCACGTTTAACGCGACAAGAGTAGGGTCAACAGCTGAACCAACAACCCATTCTTGCCAATGATGCGGTGCTAACTGATTAGTGTAATTATCCATATTCCCCTCGTTAAATACGCGCACGAAAAAGTTAGCGGTATGCCCTCATACCGCTTTAAAGTGTTAAAGAACAGGTCAAAAAATTACTAGGAAGTTTTTAATTGCGAAGTGCGATCTTGGTATCAGTCTTTGCGGCCATAGAGAAGAAATTCCCTCTCGAAATCTTTGGCTATAAACTTTTCGACAGTGGCAAGAATTGTGATTTCAGCTATGGTTAGGTCAGGCGATATCAGCATTAACAGGTCTATTTGTGGGTCAAGCTTTCGGATTCTGTAAGCGAGTTGTTTGTGTTTGGCAACAAGCTGTCTGTAATCTTGCCAACTATCGCAAGTAATCAAAATTGCTAAACCAGAAACAACCTGAAATGGGTTAAATCTCCATGCCTCATCATGTCTTCGCAAGAATTTGGCTTTGGAAAGAAGATTTTGCAATCTGCCTTGACTAAATGAATAGACAAAATTTCTAATCCATGCCTCTAAATTTTCCATTTCGGCTTGAGCAGAGGTAACATCAGAGTTCGTGGTTTTTGGATTTAATAGATAAGGGGATTTGACTTGTTTCATGATGAATGACTCTGCTTTTAATTGACGGAAAATGGATGAAACTATGCTTGGCAGTAGAAGAAATCACTACACCTTTAACTGAGTTGCAATTCACTTTTGACTAGTTGAAAAAACTTCAATCAAAATGCTTTCGGGATACAAGCCGACTCTGCCAAATCTGGGGTCATGAATGCGCTCTATTTCTATGCCCTGCTTACGACATAATGCGCTGGCTTTTCTTCCCTTAGTACTGGCTTCTTTAGCAGATATTTCCAAACCCTGAAGATTAGCGAAACCCACGATGCTGTACTTGTGACCGGAGGGAGTATTTACTCTGTCTTGCTCAACTTCGACGGCTTTGAGCCTTTCCAAGATTTCGGCTTGCTGCTGTTGCTGTTGAATTAAACGTTGCTCTTGTTCTGCCATCTGTTGTGCGATCGCGGCGAGTAATTGTATCTGGGTCATGGCTTTTAGACCAGATTGGGTTTCAGCTTCGTGCGTTTTGACAACAAAATAACTTTGCGCTGCGGCAATTTCTGACTTTCTGGGATCGCCATTCATCGCAGTTAAATATCCGCCGTAACGAGAGAGCTTGTAATCTTGTCCTGGTCGCCCCTGACTTTTCAGGAACAACCCTGAAAAGTGCGCCTCTACGTCATTTCCCGTATTTTTACAAGCAAAAGTAGCCCTTTCAATTACGGGTTTGAAATCGTTCCAGCGAGAATAGCCCAGTAGAGGCATTAACTCTCTAGCATTCCAATACTCTTGTCCAAAGTCATCGACATGACGAATGCTATCAAAAGGACTACTGTTGTTTAGTTGATGAAAATTATCTAAATTAGACATGACATACCTTTTGCTTAATAGTGGTAGAAGCAATTGCTAACTTTCATCAAGGTGTAATTGCTTCTGTCTACTTCTTTGGGGAAACGCTATAACACCTAGACATTTACCCGCACTAAATCTTGTTCGCGCACCAAAGAAAAGCGATTGGTGGTGATGAGTGGTTGTTCAAAAGTGGGTAATGCCAACTCCACCAGATAAAACCAGGACTTCTCGATTAGCTCAATCCCCAGAATTAGCCTTTGCTTTGTACCGTGATTGGGAATTTTCAACAGTACTCGTTCTCCCAACACGAAAGAAGGTTTTTTCAAAATCCTCGGTTGTATATTACCCGTGGCAATAATTTGATGTTTGGTTGCATAGATGAAATCATTTTTGACCTCAATAATGTAATTCCAGCAATTGCCATACCATTGCACTCCACAGCAGTAGCCGAATGTTCTGTTGTCTTTGATGTAGACTTTCTCTAACACATTGACTTCAACAGGTGGAATAGCTTGTCCCCAAGGTGGGGATAAAAACCAGCATCTTTCTAAATCTGTAATTTGTTCTGTCATACTGTTTTACCCAACAAATAATTAATAGCTTTGGAATCAAGAGATGAAATACGTTTTTTAATCTGATGTGGTGGGTTTTCGAGAAATTGTCTGAGATTCCCTGGTTTGACTTGATAATATTTGGGACAACTTTGATTTGCTTTGAGCCAGCCTCTTTGAATCCAGTGGCGAACAGTTAATAAATTCAGCGAAAGAATACTGGCGATTTGGTGACAGGTGTAATTTTCTGGATTAGTCAAAGTTTTAGTCATAATTTCTTCCCCACAAGATAGTTAATGGCTTCAGGCTCAAGAGAGGCAATGCGCTCTTTAATTTGATGTGGTGGATTGTCTAGAAACTCTTTGAGATGCCAAGTTCTGATTTGGTAACAGCTTGCAGAACGCTTGTTAGCTTTGAGCCATCCGCGCTTGATCCAACGACAGAGAGTAGATAAACTCAAGCAAAGGACGTTGGCAATTTCTTGGCAGCTATAGTTATCAAGTGTGGGGCGTGTAGAATAACCCAAACGATTTAACTTCAGCTTAATTGCCATAGTTGAGCGATGATAACCTTGCTTTTTTAACATCCTGGCTATCTGCTCTTTGGTGTAAAAATCAGCCTTTTCTTCAAGAATGGCAATCTCTTCTTTAGACCATTTAGCACTCATTTTATTACCTCCAACTTTTCATCTCAACAAGAGAAAAAGTGTTGTGAGAATATTAGGTTGTTTATGTTGCTTGAACTTCGTTAACAATTCGTGCGCTGATTGATTCAAAATCAACTTGAAAAATATTCAAATCAGTCTGCATTTGACCACTGTTGTAAAGGTCTAATATCTGCTGTTTGATAACTTCTTTAGTTAACTCATCTGGTAGTTCAATGTGAGCTTCGCTTGTGATTTTTTCGACTACTGTGACAATGACTTTCATGCGATAACCCTGTATAGTTAATCGAGGTAGATAGGAATAAAAAGAGACATGGGTGCAGAAT contains:
- a CDS encoding BRO family protein, translated to MSNLDNFHQLNNSSPFDSIRHVDDFGQEYWNARELMPLLGYSRWNDFKPVIERATFACKNTGNDVEAHFSGLFLKSQGRPGQDYKLSRYGGYLTAMNGDPRKSEIAAAQSYFVVKTHEAETQSGLKAMTQIQLLAAIAQQMAEQEQRLIQQQQQQAEILERLKAVEVEQDRVNTPSGHKYSIVGFANLQGLEISAKEASTKGRKASALCRKQGIEIERIHDPRFGRVGLYPESILIEVFSTSQK
- a CDS encoding DUF1392 domain-containing protein, with amino-acid sequence MTEQITDLERCWFLSPPWGQAIPPVEVNVLEKVYIKDNRTFGYCCGVQWYGNCWNYIIEVKNDFIYATKHQIIATGNIQPRILKKPSFVLGERVLLKIPNHGTKQRLILGIELIEKSWFYLVELALPTFEQPLITTNRFSLVREQDLVRVNV